cgctcagaggccagggtttcccacttgttgaggtccatccctaaggccttcagatccctcttgcagatgtccttgtatcgcagctgtggtctacctgtagggcgctttccttgcacgagttctccatagaggagatcctttgggatccggccatcatccattctcacgacatgaccaagccaacgcaggcgtctctgtttcagcagtgaatacatgctagggattccagcacgttccaggactgtgttgtttggaactttgtcctgccaggtgatgccaaggatgcgtcggaggcagcgcatgtggaaagcgctcagtttcctctcctctggccattattattattcatttcatgtcatgactaacTCTCAGCCTCCCTACCTcaaagagttgttgtgaggacaaaagaaggggaggaaccatgtgaaAAATAtcaattaattttgttgtatgggggtgtcaaaaattgatgggccttgggtgtcaaatgacctggctacaccactggttcctcCAGTCCAAGCCTTCCTCCTTGCAGAGGCCACAGGGCACCTCCAAGCTCCACATCTTGGATTTCAGCAAGGAATGGCTGATGTATGTACAAGCATGAGAACATCAGAGTGGGTTTATACAAAACCAGACAAAAACCAGCtgctgcattttgttttgttgatTCCATCAGGCTCTAAAAATGCAGTTCTATTTTGGAAAGGAATTAAAGCCTTGGGTGGGGCCGGAGCAAGGGACCAAAGACTGGACACGTAGGCTGAAGTGTGACATTCCCGCGGTGGAACTGGCTGTGCTTCCGCATGAAGGACGTACAGACACAAAGAGTGGGTACTGCCCCCAAGATGGAGTCCTTCTCCGGCAAGTTTGCATCACCCAGAATCTTCTCCAGGCTTTGCTTCATTCCGTTCTGCTGGCTGACAGAGGGTTATGCCAGTTTTAATAGTATCACATTATGCAGGCTGCAACCCTGTGTTCACTTACATGGATGTAACACCCATTGAAGCCAGTGAAACTTCTTTGTGAGCAAACATGCAGAAGATCTGGCTGCATACTATACATTATACAGTAGGCAGACCAGTCCTGATGTTGGAGATGCTGTTCTGAGTGCCATCAGACATGGCTTGTGCCATCGGACACTGGCAAAGCAACAACTGCGTTCGTGGCCCTGGACGTGCTGCAAGTGCTCACCCCCGCCCCCGCCTCCGTGGTTTTCGGGCCATTTCATGTGCATTGCTGGTGTTACTTGTAAAAAGACAAGGGTGCTAGGGTTGGTTTATGATCATGTGTTGAAAACACATGAAGCTCTCCCCATTGATGACTTAAATGGATTGGACAACTGGTGACGGCAGTGAAGAGGCCCATCAAGGATTGTCAGTGGCGACGGCTCAATGCTCAGGGGTCTCTAAGCAGGTTCTGAGACTGCCTGGGGGGCTGTAGGCTCAGTGGCCGAAAGAAGGTCTCAGGCTCAGTCAATGGCAGTGGCTCCAGTTTAAGCCGCGTAGGTACCAGAACTAGAACAGAGGACTGGATGTGAAGCTTGGAAGAAGCCCTGCCACTCAGGAGATGGATCGGATTCAGCCCGAGGCAGCTTCAGGACATGTTGGAACTGGGAGCAGTCCTCTGTTGAGATCAGACATCTGCAACTCCCTCAGTGGTGACAAATTGGCCCCAAGGGATTGGGCTTGGACAGGCTGTATAAAtgcccctctcctcctcttccagctcGCTGTCTGCCTGCACTGCATGCAGGGTCTGCATGGCCTCTGGTGCTGGAGGATGCTTCCTCGTGCCAAAGGCATGGCAGGGCACTTGCAGCTGGGGGTGCTGCAAATCAGGAATGCTTCTCCATTCCCAGAGACTCTGCCTTGCATCACTTGGCCCAGAGACCAAGGGGAATAATGGTGAGCAAGTGCACTGTGCGTCCGTAGCTTGCTTCTTTCAATATTTTGTTCTCATCAGATACACGGTGTTTCAGCCAAACTGCGCTCTGTGCTGGGTTCCCATCGAGGATCAGCTCTCCGCTCCATTCACATTTAGCCACAGAAAGAACATTTGAACGGCACGCAGAGGAGTTCAGGAATGCAGTGATCTTGGCAGAGGCGAAGTGGTGAAGTCCTGCTCTTTAAGCCAGGTGGCAGGAGGCACAGAAGGACACACCACCTTGGGAAGACGAGAGGAGAGGTGCGTGTCCGAGAGCAGCAGGCAGCTGTTGCCCAGGCGCCCCGAAGTAGAGGAGTGATTAATATCTTGTCTGTTTTGACCCACGACAAACGTGGTTTCATGGACTGGACTCTTACCAAGCGAAGAAGGAGCTTTTGTCCAAGGAGGTGAGCCCGCAGGACTCTCGGCAGGTCAAGACAGACTCTTTGCTGCCCAGAGTGCTCAGCCTGATTATTTTTTCTCAGTCAGGGCACCCCAAGGCAGAGCTTTTTCTGAGcaaaaggcaggcaggtggggagaggcagcaaaccCTTCTCCTGCTGCCCCAGTTCAGCAGTTCCATCCTCAGGACCAGCTTGGTGCCTCGGTTCTGATGGATCAACAGGGCTGCTTGTCACCTTTGCGcactcctctctgttccccttgaCTCCTTCTTCAGCTGGGCCAGAAATCCTGGGCAAGTCAGCCCTTGGGCAGTTTGTCCTTGGCTCTTGGCACGCAGGCTCAGCACCTGGGGATGCGTGTTCAAGCGCTGGCTGTGTGGTCACATACACTCTCTGTTGATTACTCACTGGAAGGTACTGAGGAGTTGGAGCCTGGAAAATGTTGTTTCTGTCTCTTTTCCTGGGTCCCCAAACAGCCCTTCACTAATTGTGCATTTTGATCCCGTTAGTACCCACCTTCTCTGGTTCCTCCCAAGCCTCTGGTAGCCAGTGGTAGATCATCCCACAACGTGGGTCATGCATTTTGTCTGCCATGGTTAGTAGCCATCAACAGACCTGCGCATCTCTCTAGGGCTGCACTCCGATACTCACTTTCcttggaataagccccactgaacacaatgagccttctgagcagacttgcataggactgtgctgtgagtcTTTCTGAAACTCATTTCTGCTAATGGCCATTCATTGGCCTCCAGCAAGGGGTCCGTTGCACACTGTGGGAGAAGGAAAGAGCTGTTCCTGCATAGACATCAGCACAGAGTTTTGCTGCTTGCCTCCTATATTCCATTAAGGGAGTGGGAAGTGCTCTTTTGCATGGGGGTCTGGGAGGCTCTTGCCTTTCATTTGCCTTCCAACAGTGGCACACGGAACTCCTTGTCATTAACAGTATTCCCTCTGGTTCCCTTTCCGCAGGACAGAGTCACACAGTCCCCAGCGCATCATGCTGTTCGCTAATGAAACTGTAAGTACTGCTCCCTTGTTCCTCCTGGTGGGTCTGCCTGGCCTGGAAGCTACCCATTTCTGGCTGGCGTTCCCCCTGTGCGCCGCGTACCTGGTGGCCGTGGTGGGCAACTGTGCCGTGGTGTTTGTTGTCAAGACGGAGCCGGCCCTCCActctcccatgtacttcttcctctgCATGCTGGCGGCTGTGGACCTGGCGCTGTCCACCTGTACCGTGCCCAGACTTCTCCTCCTGCTCTGGCTTGATGCCAGGGAGATCAGCTACAGGGCCTGCCTCCTTCAGATGTTCTTCATCCACACCCTCTCAGGCATCGAGTCCACCATCCTCCTGGCCATGGCTGTCGATCGCTACGTGGCCATTTGCCACCCTCTGCAACATGCTTCCATCTTCACCAACGCTATGACCGCAAAGGTGGGCTTAATGGCTGTGGTGAGAGGAGTCGccttcttccttcctctgcccttGCTTACCATCAGCCTTGTCTTTTGTGGCTCCAGGGTCCTCACGCACTCCTACTGTATACATCAAGATGTGATGCACCTCGCATGTGGCAGTACAATGCCCAACATTGTATACGGGCTGACTGCCATCCTCCTGGTGATGGGCCTTGATTCTTTGCTCATCTTTGTATCATACGTGGGGATCATCAAGACAGTTCTGCAGTTGCCCTCAAGGCAGGAGCGTCTCCGGGCCTCTGGGACCTGCGTGGCCCATGTGTGTGTGGTCCTGGCCTTCTACATACCCCTGATAGGGCTCTCTGTGGTGCACAGGTTTGGGAGAGGTCTTCCTCTAATGGTTCATGTCGCCATGGGCAATGTCTACCTACTGGTGCCTCCTGTGCTCAACCCCATTGTTTATGGGGCCAGGACCAAAGAGATACGGAGAAGAGCCTTGAAAATAATGGGGATAGGGGAAGACAGAGGCTCTCACTGTCCTGGATGCCACAAAAGAACCACAATTTCCTAGTTGTTTTATTGCAGCAGGATCTTGAGCATCTCCTTGCAACTCCTTAGGTGTCTTTTCCATGTTAGAGCCTGAGTGTGAATAGGGTCCTCTGGAGTTTGAGGCCCTCTCATgtctgcttgacccttgcccagcatggctaacTTGATCTGCCAGGGCTGGTCTGGCCAGTTGGGTGGAACTCTTTGTCAATTCATCTTtgcaggagggagggatggatggtGGATGGTCGCCTGGGGCGAGTCTTCTCAGTAGTtgcaccacagttatggaactcgcTACTGGGaaaattaagatctaccccctccttcATGGCGTTTTGGCGAGGACTtaaaacttttttgtttcttttggcatttgggtgatgggctGTCTGGCCCCCGTGCCTCTATAGCAGATCCCTGAGTGTAAATAGTTTTTCCCTCCTCCAACTGGTTTTACttatttttattctgattttattcattgtttttatatattgcatgttttatttataaattgtaaaccgccttgagtatctgcttcagcagaggaaaggcaggataggaaTCTTTTAACAAATGAACAAAATGCCACTTTTATTCCACCAACATCGTATCAGCCACTGCAGACCTCTCAACCCAGGCCTGCACCTATGACTCCTCTCCCCAGCGTCTGTGCCCCTAAAGTCCCTTGGCTTTTAGTAGTTACTaacagggaagaagggagggagccctggaagaaggcaggctgcaatcctacccatgctttcctgggagtaagctctattgaacataatgggacttcgcATTGGGCTCCAAGTAGAGTAGTGTCCAGTGAATAGAATGGAcacctccctttctttcccccaatTTTCCCTTACTGTAGCAGCATCTGGATCAGCAGCAGAGAAGTTGTTTGCTTCCCAAGCTACAGAGACGGGGAGCGGGGCagcagtggacttccccagccccatgtCGGGGGCAAAGTTCTGCAACAGTGCCCCTCGCacaaaaatctgcccccctactcacctgaggctcacggagccttgcgcgaccCAGGAACACTCTGggaggttccccagtgctataaactctgcttccgggaaaccagaagcaccgTTTCGGCCTCCATTGGGCGCCTCAGAGGGGCTTCCATGGGGCCCTAGCTCTTcacaccttgggcatttgccccatcagaccttacggtaggtccgcaactggagGGGGGGCATCTGGGGAGAAACCTCCTAGGAGAACACTGAACTCCAGAGGTTCTTAGTAACAATCAAACCCACAGTCATGTTTGCAGACTGAAGAGATGTGGCAAGCCATACCCATGGACGTCAACCAGGCAGACCAAGGGTCAAAATGTAATGAACTTATTAAAAGTGCAAAACCAGGGAATTAAAATAGGGAAAGATGAATCATAAAAGTACAAACAGTCTGGTGGAAAATAGCACCGGACGGTTTTCCTTATCAGGAAGGCACAAAGAAATGTTTTCTCCAAATAATGCAGTAACCAGCattgcccagcagatggagctgtgAAACTACTCAAAAACACAGCCCCTCAGACCTGCTCCCTCACATGGCTGGGTTAAACCCAGAGAAGTGTGCAAGTTGACCTGGAGTGGGAAAAGCAACCAggccaaataaataaattccctGACAGCCTCTAGCTGGAAACAggccctagaacagtgattttcaacctttttttgtcttgtggcacactgacaaggtgctaaaattatcaaggcacaccatcagttttttgacaatgcacatcatgctgttggtggggactcAGGTCCTCCTACGgctttactaataaatgacccttcccaaactcccgtggcacacctgcaggccatccgtggcacaccagtgtgccacggctcactggttgaaaatggctgccctagaatGAGCAACTTCTGTTTGCCCCGAGGAATCGTCCACCCTTACTGGGTAGTAGGTGGGTATGCTTCCAAGTGCCAGCATTGGGTTCCCATGGCAGAACCGGGCAGGGTACCCCCGTTCCTGAGTGCTTTGGCTCAAAAAGTCTTGGCTTAATGATATCTTCAAGCTCCCTTACGGGAGGAGTGGGGCCCACCTGGCCTCTCCATCTCCCCCTTTACCTAGGTAGGTTTGCTGCCTGTCACCAAAGCAAATGTCTTGGGTCCACTTGACCTCCAACCCCTCTTGCATTTTACTCGGTAgtattgccaccaccctgtaacaGCCAGTGACCCAGTCCAGGGAAATTGGGCCCCTCCAGGCTTATTGGTAGCCCTCGAAGGCACTGAGCCCCTTTACCCAAATAGAACTCCGCCCTCAAGCCTCTAGACCTCAACGAGTACTTTGTAATTTGACTGAacggcaggattctgaactttaGTTCCCAATAGTCAGTAACACAAGCATATAAaagatattttaatttattaaagcacataaggttacacaagcaaagttaaggctgcaattgcaagaggcataaaacatcactttaaaataataaagctaactttCTGTTTCTAacttaatacctatctctcacctgggttagTCACCCACTGAGGATCACttggctccagggctacctatgaggccaggtgcccatgttggacTAGGAGCTCACCACGTAGCATGTGGTGTCGCATCCAAGACTCTGTCTGAGAGGGCTTCACCACACCCCTTGGGGTCCGTTATTATACCTGTATGCTAATTGGCTGTTACTCTGTTATCTGCCCTTTCTGGCCAAggctgtgtcagggaagcctctctgaggttcctcgGAGcgataaactgtgcttctggaaaaccagaggCACAGTTCccgaccccgttgggagcctcagagaggcttccgagGGGTCCTACAGCCTTGCGcccggagcatttgccccatagaacccAGTGGTAGGGTCTGCGACTGCTTCAAGGGTGCCATTCATGGTGCTGCCACGCTCCCTTTGGCTACACTGGCAGTGGGTGAACGTGGCTGCTCTGAAACAGCAGTGGGAGCTGTGGACGTGGCCCGCTCCTGGGCTCCTACTGGGCCAACTGTTTGGCCACTGCAGGAGAATGAGACAACACTGTGGGCCTGCTCACCCACAGCTCTTCCTGCACTGGACGGAGGAGAATGAGACAGAGTGCTAAGCCACATTTGATCAGCCTCATTAAGCTACATTTGATCAGACGCTTCAAGGGTTTGGAATGGGGTGAGCTATACGTTCCTATCACGAAATTGATTCACGTTTACTTCAGTTGGATATGATGCCTTTTTCAAAATGCATACTGAAAACTCATCATTTGGCGTATTGGTGGATCATTATCCAGGGGTCTTTTTCTGCTAGTTTTGGGATTGTGGGCGAGGGTGGTTGTGTGTATCCAAGAAAGAAGGTCAGCCCCTGGCTTCTGGTCTCCCAGGCTGCTCTGCTGAGGATCACGCTCTGTCTGTCCCCAGTTGTGCATCCTGTGCAGATGGAAGAGCGGCACGGTGACACGCAGGTCCCGCCACAGAGGACTTGCCATGCTCTGCAGTCGCGCACTGTATTTGTCCGTGGGGCACTCGGGAGCACCACCTGGGAGCCTGCTGTTGCACCTCAGGAGCGCCCAAGAGGCCCCATGGAGCTGTGCTGCTTCCAGGACTTCCGTAAATGAAGCCAGTCAGTGGaaccagctgcctgccttgcAAGCTGGGTTTGCAGCTGTGGCTTCAGAGGAGGGGAACACAGGGCAGTGGAGGACAACAGTGCAGCCACAACAGTGGGTGCGCGGCTCTGTCGGTGAGGTGGGCGTGTAGCTCGATCTTAGGAGTGCTGCACACCTGGACTGTGGGATGTCGGTCTGGCAGTCGCCTGCGCTTCCTGAGCCCCTGGGCCTCTCTCATGGTGGCTGGAGAGTTTCCAGGAGCTGTGAGGGAAGCTGAACACCCTCACTGCCGACAGTCGAAAGGTACTTTTTTGCTGGGGCATAACTGTGTGGTCTGATGAAACCACTCTTGAGAACTCTGTGGCAGGCTCAAAGCCAAACAGAGGAAAGGCAGACAGTGGCTAGTTCAATGGCTGAATGACTTTGGATGCCAGCAGCTGAGGACGCCTATTGGCTAGCACCCATGGCAACAGCTTTGTCATTGTTTTTAATGGCTTGGCTCCAAAGATCTTGGGTACGGCCAGGAGAACCTTTGGCTTTTTCCTTTTGACAGGCATATCCCCATGCcatagtgaaaaagaaaaaaaactgctacACA
This portion of the Tiliqua scincoides isolate rTilSci1 chromosome 3, rTilSci1.hap2, whole genome shotgun sequence genome encodes:
- the LOC136643920 gene encoding olfactory receptor 51E2-like yields the protein MLFANETVSTAPLFLLVGLPGLEATHFWLAFPLCAAYLVAVVGNCAVVFVVKTEPALHSPMYFFLCMLAAVDLALSTCTVPRLLLLLWLDAREISYRACLLQMFFIHTLSGIESTILLAMAVDRYVAICHPLQHASIFTNAMTAKVGLMAVVRGVAFFLPLPLLTISLVFCGSRVLTHSYCIHQDVMHLACGSTMPNIVYGLTAILLVMGLDSLLIFVSYVGIIKTVLQLPSRQERLRASGTCVAHVCVVLAFYIPLIGLSVVHRFGRGLPLMVHVAMGNVYLLVPPVLNPIVYGARTKEIRRRALKIMGIGEDRGSHCPGCHKRTTIS